From Vreelandella neptunia, the proteins below share one genomic window:
- a CDS encoding NAD(P)/FAD-dependent oxidoreductase, producing the protein MPTPRIVIVGAGAGGLALATRLGRTLGKRKRAEIVLLDRNTTHVWKPLLHELATGVLNSSMDEVDLRGHSSAHFYRYQRGSLTGVDREQQTLQLAPIHDEDGQEVLPARELAYDYLVMAIGSVSNDFGTPGVAEHCHFIDSPEQAKAFQRDMINTFLRYTDPNLRQHTQLTIGIVGGGATGVELAAELFDASRMLNAYGVTALDNQQISVHLLEAAPRLLPGLSERVSQTVKTELESMGVTVHTDTAVKEAQAYQLLTGDDEVIKTDINVWAAGIKAPPFLAELGLTTNKKNQIEVKSTLQSVDDEKIFALGDCASCPMGEDSTVPPRAQAAHQQAKLLAKNLVNKLEGKPLADFRYRDHGSLVSLARYDAVGNLMRSSASRGLFLEGWLARQAYASLYRMHQLSIHGAPKTGLAWLVDKLNRYLKPRMKLH; encoded by the coding sequence ATGCCCACTCCCAGAATCGTGATTGTCGGCGCTGGCGCTGGCGGTTTAGCCCTTGCCACACGATTAGGCCGTACCTTGGGTAAGCGCAAACGCGCAGAAATTGTGCTGCTGGATCGCAATACCACTCACGTGTGGAAGCCGCTGCTCCACGAACTGGCCACCGGCGTGCTGAACTCCAGCATGGACGAGGTGGATCTTCGTGGACACTCATCGGCCCACTTCTACCGCTATCAGCGTGGCTCGCTCACCGGCGTAGATCGTGAGCAGCAGACGCTGCAATTAGCACCGATTCATGATGAAGATGGGCAAGAGGTGCTACCCGCCCGCGAGCTTGCCTACGACTATCTGGTCATGGCAATAGGCAGCGTTTCCAACGATTTCGGCACGCCCGGCGTAGCGGAGCACTGCCACTTCATTGATTCGCCCGAGCAGGCCAAGGCGTTCCAGCGCGATATGATCAACACCTTTCTGCGCTATACCGACCCCAATCTACGTCAGCATACTCAGTTGACCATTGGCATCGTCGGCGGTGGTGCGACAGGAGTAGAGCTGGCGGCGGAATTGTTTGACGCTTCGCGCATGCTCAATGCCTATGGAGTGACGGCATTAGATAACCAGCAAATCAGTGTCCATCTATTAGAGGCGGCACCCCGCTTGCTGCCGGGGCTCTCCGAGCGGGTTAGTCAAACGGTTAAAACAGAGCTTGAGAGCATGGGGGTGACTGTCCACACTGATACCGCCGTTAAAGAAGCTCAGGCGTATCAGTTGCTCACCGGTGACGATGAGGTGATTAAAACCGATATCAACGTGTGGGCAGCGGGTATCAAAGCGCCGCCGTTTTTGGCGGAGCTAGGCCTGACAACGAATAAGAAAAACCAAATTGAAGTAAAAAGCACCCTACAAAGCGTCGATGATGAGAAGATTTTTGCCCTAGGCGACTGCGCCAGTTGCCCAATGGGAGAAGATAGCACCGTTCCGCCGCGCGCCCAGGCTGCACACCAGCAGGCTAAGCTGCTCGCCAAAAACCTGGTCAATAAACTGGAAGGCAAACCGCTAGCCGACTTCCGCTACCGCGATCACGGCTCACTGGTATCGCTGGCCCGCTACGATGCGGTAGGTAATTTGATGCGCAGCTCCGCCTCCCGCGGCCTGTTTTTAGAGGGCTGGCTGGCTCGCCAAGCCTATGCATCGCTCTACCGTATGCACCAGCTCTCTATTCATGGGGCGCCGAAGACGGGGCTAGCGTGGCTGGTCGATAAGCTTAATCGTTACTTAAAGCCGCGCATGAAATTGCACTAA
- a CDS encoding anthranilate synthase component II — MAQAQSVHKQPSQQQAAPKVVMIDNYDSFTFNIVQYLGELGAQVITHLNDDITIEQIEELEPSHLVVSPGPCTPNEAGISMAAIKHFAGRLPILGVCLGHQAIGQVYGGKVVRAPQVMHGKTSAVLHANQGVFEGLDNPVEVTRYHSLVVDKASLPDCLQVTAWTGDDDVTPGLVMGFRHRELDIEGVQFHPESILTRQGHELLANFLKRG, encoded by the coding sequence ATGGCGCAAGCTCAGTCGGTGCACAAACAGCCATCACAGCAACAGGCAGCGCCGAAAGTGGTGATGATAGATAATTACGACAGCTTCACGTTCAACATTGTCCAGTACCTGGGTGAGCTGGGTGCGCAGGTGATCACTCACCTCAATGATGATATCACCATTGAGCAAATCGAAGAGCTGGAGCCGTCGCACCTGGTGGTATCGCCAGGGCCCTGCACGCCCAACGAGGCTGGGATCTCCATGGCCGCGATTAAACACTTTGCAGGCAGGCTGCCTATCTTAGGCGTCTGCCTGGGGCATCAGGCGATTGGTCAGGTGTATGGTGGCAAGGTCGTGCGCGCGCCGCAGGTGATGCACGGCAAAACCTCAGCCGTGCTTCACGCTAACCAAGGCGTGTTTGAAGGGCTGGATAACCCGGTTGAGGTTACCCGCTATCACTCCCTGGTGGTCGATAAAGCGAGCCTGCCCGACTGTTTGCAAGTGACTGCCTGGACAGGCGATGACGATGTAACCCCCGGTTTAGTTATGGGGTTTCGTCACCGCGAACTGGATATAGAAGGGGTGCAGTTTCACCCCGAGTCAATTCTTACCCGCCAAGGCCACGAGCTGTTGGCCAACTTTTTAAAACGCGGCTAA
- the cysP gene encoding thiosulfate ABC transporter substrate-binding protein CysP, with amino-acid sequence MALPTIFRRSLIAIALGVTVSGTAAAQERELLNSSYDIARELFAAINPEFQAWWQEEHGEEIAISQSHGGSSAQARAILQGLRADVVTFNQVTDVQVLADAGLVAEDWQDAFENNASPYYSTTAFLVRKGNPKGIESWDDLVQEDVEVVFPNPKTSGNGRYTYLAAWGFAENEFDGDEEQIEEFMRTFLANVAVFDTGGRGATTSFIEREIGDVLISFESEVNNIRKEYGSDDYEVIVPPVSILAEFPVAVVGENAERNGNSDLAQSYLEYLYTEETQRLLAGFNYRVHNETVVEEFADQFPETELLEVDDVFGSWDEAMETHFEGGALLDQLQRR; translated from the coding sequence ATGGCACTGCCAACAATTTTCCGCCGCAGCCTGATTGCCATTGCGTTAGGCGTTACGGTAAGTGGAACCGCCGCCGCCCAAGAGCGGGAGCTACTTAACTCCTCTTACGATATCGCTCGCGAGCTGTTTGCTGCGATCAATCCCGAGTTTCAAGCCTGGTGGCAGGAAGAGCACGGTGAAGAGATTGCCATTAGTCAGTCTCACGGCGGCTCTTCCGCACAAGCCCGCGCCATCCTTCAGGGTCTACGTGCCGATGTGGTGACCTTTAACCAGGTCACCGACGTACAGGTACTCGCCGATGCAGGGCTGGTAGCCGAAGATTGGCAGGATGCGTTTGAGAACAATGCCTCCCCCTACTACTCCACCACTGCCTTCTTGGTACGCAAAGGCAACCCCAAAGGCATCGAAAGCTGGGACGATCTAGTCCAAGAAGATGTAGAAGTGGTCTTCCCCAACCCGAAAACCTCGGGTAATGGCAGATACACCTATCTAGCTGCCTGGGGCTTTGCCGAGAACGAGTTCGATGGCGATGAAGAGCAAATCGAAGAGTTCATGCGCACTTTCCTCGCCAATGTGGCGGTGTTCGATACCGGCGGTCGTGGTGCAACCACCAGCTTTATCGAACGTGAAATTGGCGATGTGCTGATCAGTTTCGAGTCTGAAGTCAACAACATTCGCAAGGAATACGGCAGCGACGACTACGAAGTCATCGTGCCGCCCGTTAGCATCCTGGCCGAGTTCCCTGTTGCAGTGGTCGGCGAAAACGCTGAGCGAAATGGTAACAGCGACTTGGCCCAAAGCTATCTTGAGTACCTCTACACGGAAGAGACTCAGCGCCTGCTCGCGGGCTTTAACTACCGGGTGCATAACGAAACGGTGGTAGAGGAGTTCGCTGATCAGTTCCCAGAGACCGAACTGCTCGAAGTAGACGACGTATTCGGTAGCTGGGATGAGGCAATGGAGACCCACTTCGAAGGTGGCGCCCTTCTCGACCAGCTACAGCGCCGCTAA
- a CDS encoding metal ABC transporter substrate-binding protein produces MSKWVTWVCALLFVALISYAPAYANTTLRVIASFSVMEELVKRVAGDTVSVNVIVPRGEDVHRWELTPPNVLALEETHIVFYNGLGLEPWIRHVEAMSDDQLTLVEVAREADYTPLIISTGQHKGALDPHMWMDPEGAAAYIDVIAETLAAHLPDQAEAFYSRAEEARKALNNLSLAVKERLEGIPQTNRTLVTSEAGFGYFARAYAFEAHGVWGVNHETQGSAQAMAKMSEYLANNRPRPPALFFESTTPSIHMDALSREASLPLAGPLYVDSLSGESGPAANYADMLHHNAEVMHTALGGATAE; encoded by the coding sequence ATGTCAAAGTGGGTTACCTGGGTATGTGCGCTCTTATTCGTCGCGCTGATAAGCTATGCGCCAGCGTATGCCAATACAACACTGCGCGTTATTGCTTCCTTTTCAGTCATGGAGGAGCTGGTCAAACGGGTGGCGGGCGACACAGTCAGCGTTAATGTCATTGTACCGCGGGGGGAAGATGTTCACCGCTGGGAGTTAACGCCACCCAATGTGCTGGCGTTAGAAGAGACCCATATCGTGTTTTATAACGGGCTTGGGCTAGAGCCCTGGATACGTCATGTTGAAGCGATGTCTGACGATCAGCTAACACTAGTGGAAGTGGCTAGAGAGGCCGACTATACACCGCTGATCATTTCGACCGGGCAGCATAAAGGGGCGCTAGACCCACACATGTGGATGGATCCAGAGGGTGCCGCGGCCTACATTGATGTCATTGCCGAGACCTTGGCAGCTCACCTACCCGACCAGGCCGAAGCGTTTTATAGCCGTGCTGAAGAGGCACGCAAGGCGCTGAATAATCTTAGCCTAGCGGTGAAAGAGCGCCTGGAAGGAATTCCACAAACGAACCGCACCTTGGTGACCAGCGAAGCAGGCTTTGGCTATTTCGCCCGCGCTTACGCATTTGAAGCGCATGGCGTCTGGGGGGTTAACCATGAGACCCAGGGCAGCGCCCAGGCAATGGCTAAAATGAGCGAATATCTTGCTAATAATCGTCCACGCCCACCGGCGCTGTTTTTTGAAAGTACCACGCCCAGTATTCATATGGATGCCCTGTCTCGGGAAGCCTCACTACCTCTGGCTGGCCCACTGTATGTCGACTCGCTGAGCGGTGAAAGTGGCCCCGCGGCTAACTACGCGGACATGCTGCACCATAACGCTGAAGTGATGCATACCGCGCTAGGGGGGGCCACGGCTGAGTAA
- the trpD gene encoding anthranilate phosphoribosyltransferase has product MQMRDAINAVMRREDLTFDAMHALMRQIMTGDASDAQIGGLLVGLAMKGESAAEISAAAQVMRELMKRVELSAENVVDIVGTGGDGANLFNVSTAASFVAAAAGAHVAKHGNRSVSSSSGSADLFDVAGIYLDLKPDQVARCIEQVGVGFMFAPNHHPAMRYAIGPRREMGVRTLFNILGPLTNPAGAPNQVLGVYAPELVPLMAEVLKTLGSRHVMVVHSEDGLDEISLASPTLVAELKEGEITQYTITPEELGIERQSLATLKAASAEDSLRLVKAALSGEGAAADMVALNAGAALYCSGVADTLKEGVMVAQDAQASQLPLEKLKELSHFTSVFKQ; this is encoded by the coding sequence ATGCAAATGCGAGATGCGATTAATGCGGTGATGCGCCGCGAAGACCTCACTTTCGATGCCATGCACGCTTTAATGCGTCAGATCATGACCGGCGATGCAAGCGATGCGCAAATTGGCGGCCTGCTGGTAGGCCTCGCCATGAAAGGCGAAAGCGCCGCGGAAATTAGCGCCGCTGCCCAGGTAATGCGTGAGTTGATGAAGCGCGTTGAGCTGAGTGCTGAAAACGTTGTGGATATTGTCGGCACCGGTGGCGATGGTGCCAACCTGTTTAACGTTTCCACCGCCGCCAGTTTTGTCGCCGCGGCCGCCGGAGCCCATGTAGCCAAACACGGTAATCGCAGCGTTTCGTCGTCGTCGGGCAGTGCGGATCTGTTCGATGTGGCGGGTATCTACCTGGATCTCAAGCCTGATCAGGTAGCGCGCTGTATTGAGCAGGTGGGCGTAGGCTTTATGTTTGCACCCAACCACCACCCGGCCATGCGCTATGCCATTGGCCCGCGCCGGGAAATGGGCGTGCGCACGCTGTTTAATATTTTGGGCCCGCTGACCAACCCTGCTGGCGCACCGAACCAGGTGCTGGGTGTTTACGCCCCAGAATTAGTGCCATTAATGGCGGAAGTGCTGAAAACCCTGGGCAGCCGCCACGTGATGGTCGTCCACTCAGAGGACGGCCTGGATGAAATCTCCCTGGCTAGCCCCACCCTGGTCGCTGAGCTAAAAGAGGGTGAGATTACCCAGTACACCATTACGCCTGAAGAACTGGGCATTGAGCGCCAGAGCCTGGCAACGCTGAAAGCCGCCAGTGCCGAAGACAGCCTGCGATTGGTCAAGGCCGCGCTTTCCGGTGAGGGTGCCGCTGCCGATATGGTCGCACTAAACGCTGGGGCCGCGCTCTACTGTTCGGGGGTTGCGGATACCTTAAAAGAGGGGGTGATGGTAGCTCAGGACGCGCAGGCCTCTCAGCTGCCGCTCGAAAAACTCAAAGAGCTTTCGCACTTCACCAGCGTTTTTAAGCAGTAG
- a CDS encoding sulfate/molybdate ABC transporter ATP-binding protein, with the protein MSIHLHNIAKHFGTTQALEPINLDIHEGELVGLLGPSGSGKTTLLRIIAGLENADRNAQPSKILFGDRDVTNVHVRDRRIGFVFQHYALFRHMSVYDNVAFGLTVLSRKRRPSSGEIRARVFRLLEMVKLEHLANRYPAQLSGGQQQRVSLARALAVEPEVLLLDEPFGALDAKVRQELRRWLRHLHDELNFTSVFVTHDQEEALELSDRVVVMSNGRIEQIDTPDELYREPKNRFVFEFLGDVNHLEGKVTNGVLTCGDAYWHVDLPDGHEELLLRPHEVRLTEQPTSESHLPVTITAISPVGAEVRVELEADWLAQPWLATVRHTDFEHLALRRGQRLFAHPRHWRRFPKAESKATEQSRVA; encoded by the coding sequence ATGAGCATTCACTTACACAACATCGCTAAGCACTTCGGCACCACCCAGGCGTTAGAGCCGATCAACCTGGATATTCACGAAGGCGAGCTGGTCGGCCTGCTTGGCCCCTCAGGCTCAGGTAAAACCACGCTGCTGCGGATTATCGCTGGCTTGGAAAATGCCGACCGCAACGCACAGCCCAGCAAAATTCTGTTTGGCGACCGCGACGTGACCAATGTCCATGTGCGTGACCGGCGGATCGGCTTTGTATTCCAGCACTACGCGCTATTTCGCCATATGAGCGTCTACGACAATGTGGCTTTTGGACTGACCGTGCTGTCGCGTAAACGCCGCCCGAGCAGTGGAGAGATTCGCGCCCGGGTGTTTAGGCTGCTTGAAATGGTCAAGCTGGAGCATCTTGCCAATCGCTACCCTGCCCAACTTTCCGGTGGCCAGCAGCAGCGTGTGTCCCTGGCCCGCGCCTTGGCAGTGGAGCCGGAAGTACTGTTATTGGACGAGCCTTTTGGCGCTCTGGACGCCAAAGTGCGCCAAGAGCTACGCCGCTGGCTGCGTCATCTTCACGATGAACTCAATTTCACCAGCGTTTTTGTCACCCACGATCAGGAAGAAGCGCTGGAGCTTTCTGACCGCGTCGTAGTCATGAGCAACGGCCGTATAGAGCAAATTGATACTCCCGATGAACTCTACCGGGAACCCAAAAACCGCTTTGTGTTTGAGTTTCTAGGCGATGTGAATCATCTGGAAGGCAAAGTGACCAACGGCGTACTCACCTGTGGCGACGCATACTGGCACGTGGATCTACCCGATGGCCATGAAGAGCTGCTGCTACGCCCCCATGAAGTGCGGCTAACCGAACAACCCACCTCTGAGAGCCATCTACCGGTGACCATCACGGCGATCTCGCCGGTGGGTGCCGAGGTGCGCGTGGAGCTAGAGGCGGATTGGCTCGCCCAGCCTTGGCTGGCTACCGTGCGCCACACTGATTTTGAGCACTTGGCGCTTCGCCGCGGGCAACGCTTATTCGCCCATCCACGCCACTGGCGACGCTTCCCCAAAGCTGAGTCGAAAGCGACGGAGCAAAGCCGCGTGGCTTAA
- the cysW gene encoding sulfate ABC transporter permease subunit CysW — protein sequence MRRIGDAPLIRRLLIGAALVLSALFLLLPLVAIFAQAFSQGVMVFWSNVSNTFTLHAIGLTLVIALLTIPVCLVFGVALAWLVTRFSFPGRRILQTLIDIPFAVSPVVAGLIYLLLYGRNGWIGTWLDGYDIQLMFSWPGILMVTIFVTCPFVARELIPLMQAQGSREEEAAVTLGASGWTTFRRVTLPNIRWALLYGVILTNARAVGEFGAVSVVSGAIRGKTNTLPLHLEQLYQDYNAVGAFACAALLAFIALLTLAAKAGLEWRAARREAFA from the coding sequence ATGCGTCGAATTGGTGATGCACCGCTTATCCGGCGCCTGCTGATAGGCGCCGCCCTGGTGCTGTCAGCACTGTTTCTACTGCTGCCGCTGGTGGCCATTTTTGCTCAGGCATTCTCCCAGGGCGTAATGGTGTTCTGGTCGAACGTCAGTAATACCTTCACCCTGCACGCGATTGGTCTGACGCTGGTGATTGCGCTGTTGACCATTCCCGTGTGCCTGGTATTTGGCGTTGCCCTGGCGTGGCTGGTCACGCGGTTTAGCTTTCCTGGGCGGCGTATTCTGCAAACGTTGATCGATATTCCCTTTGCGGTCTCCCCCGTTGTCGCGGGTCTGATTTACCTGCTGCTGTATGGCCGCAACGGTTGGATCGGCACTTGGCTGGACGGCTATGATATTCAGCTGATGTTTTCTTGGCCGGGCATTCTCATGGTGACCATTTTTGTTACCTGCCCTTTTGTCGCCCGGGAACTGATCCCGTTGATGCAGGCCCAAGGCTCTCGTGAAGAGGAGGCGGCGGTGACCCTGGGTGCTTCCGGCTGGACGACCTTCCGTCGCGTTACGCTGCCCAACATCCGCTGGGCGCTGCTTTATGGCGTCATTCTGACTAACGCCCGCGCCGTGGGGGAATTTGGCGCTGTCTCGGTGGTCTCCGGCGCTATTCGCGGTAAAACCAATACGCTACCCCTGCACCTTGAGCAGCTGTATCAGGATTATAATGCCGTGGGGGCGTTTGCCTGCGCGGCCCTACTCGCCTTTATTGCCCTACTGACGCTCGCCGCCAAGGCCGGGCTGGAATGGCGCGCAGCGCGCCGGGAGGCATTTGCATGA
- the cysT gene encoding sulfate ABC transporter permease subunit CysT, translating into MSQLATWRTGSTRVLPGFGLSMGISVLFISLVLLLPITGLFGQLAELSFAEYWAIITEGRVVASYMVTIGAAAVAAIINAIFGLLLAWVLVRYDFPGKRLLDALMDLPFALPTAVAGITLATLYASSGWMGGLLEPLGFQVAYTWVGIALAMAFTSIPFVVRTVQPVLEDMPVEVDEAAMSLGATDGVAFRRVILPHIWPALVTGTGLAFVRSLGEFGAIIFIAGNMPYETEITALMIFVKLQEYDYAGASAIASVVLFVSLALLLAINIWQGRFVRRLHGGKG; encoded by the coding sequence ATGAGTCAACTTGCCACCTGGCGAACCGGCAGCACACGCGTGCTGCCGGGTTTTGGCCTTTCTATGGGTATCAGCGTGCTGTTTATCTCGCTGGTGCTGCTGCTCCCTATTACGGGCCTGTTCGGTCAGTTAGCGGAGCTTAGTTTTGCCGAGTACTGGGCGATCATTACCGAAGGGCGCGTGGTCGCCAGCTATATGGTCACCATTGGCGCGGCAGCCGTTGCGGCGATTATCAACGCCATATTTGGCTTATTGCTGGCGTGGGTGTTAGTTCGCTACGACTTTCCTGGCAAGCGCTTACTGGATGCCTTAATGGATCTACCCTTTGCGCTCCCCACCGCGGTGGCAGGCATTACGCTGGCAACCCTTTACGCCAGCAGCGGCTGGATGGGTGGATTGCTGGAGCCGCTAGGGTTTCAAGTCGCTTACACCTGGGTGGGCATCGCCCTGGCCATGGCCTTTACCAGCATCCCGTTTGTAGTGCGCACGGTGCAGCCGGTACTGGAAGATATGCCAGTGGAAGTCGATGAAGCCGCTATGTCGTTGGGTGCTACCGACGGTGTGGCCTTTCGCCGCGTGATCTTGCCGCATATCTGGCCCGCCTTGGTGACTGGAACCGGGCTGGCGTTTGTGCGTTCGCTGGGCGAGTTCGGAGCGATCATTTTTATCGCCGGCAACATGCCTTATGAAACGGAGATCACCGCACTGATGATTTTCGTTAAGCTGCAAGAGTATGACTATGCGGGGGCTTCAGCGATTGCATCGGTGGTATTGTTTGTCTCCCTGGCGCTGCTACTGGCGATTAATATTTGGCAGGGACGCTTTGTGCGCCGCCTGCATGGAGGTAAGGGGTAA
- the rpe gene encoding ribulose-phosphate 3-epimerase, whose translation MTAAQDFLIAPSILSADFARLGEEVDNVLSAGADVVHFDVMDNHYVPNLTIGPMVCKALRKHGVTAPIDVHLMVKPVDRMISDFIEAGASYITFHPEASEHVDRSLQLIRDGGCKAGLVFNPATPLSYLDYVMDKVDMVLLMSVNPGFGGQSFIPGTLDKLREARARIDASGRPIRLEIDGGVKVDNIAEIAAAGADTFVAGSAIFSAHEASDPHGYDTVIKQLRAALAK comes from the coding sequence ATGACCGCTGCGCAGGATTTCTTGATTGCCCCCTCTATTTTATCGGCTGACTTTGCCAGGCTGGGTGAGGAGGTGGATAACGTGCTGTCTGCAGGCGCGGATGTGGTGCACTTCGACGTCATGGATAATCACTATGTGCCCAACCTGACCATTGGCCCCATGGTGTGCAAAGCGCTGCGTAAACACGGGGTGACTGCGCCTATTGATGTGCATCTGATGGTGAAACCGGTGGATCGCATGATCAGCGATTTTATCGAGGCGGGCGCCAGCTATATTACCTTTCATCCGGAAGCGTCTGAGCATGTCGACCGCTCGCTGCAGCTAATTCGTGACGGCGGCTGTAAAGCCGGCCTGGTGTTTAATCCGGCTACACCGCTCTCCTATCTCGACTATGTGATGGATAAAGTCGATATGGTGCTGCTGATGAGCGTCAATCCAGGTTTTGGTGGGCAATCCTTTATTCCCGGTACGCTGGACAAGCTGCGTGAAGCGCGGGCGCGTATTGATGCGTCAGGACGGCCTATTCGCTTGGAAATCGACGGTGGTGTGAAAGTGGATAACATCGCCGAGATCGCCGCAGCGGGCGCTGATACCTTTGTGGCAGGTTCCGCCATTTTCAGCGCCCACGAAGCCAGCGACCCGCACGGCTATGACACGGTAATCAAACAGCTGCGTGCGGCGCTGGCCAAGTAA
- a CDS encoding phosphoglycolate phosphatase, with protein sequence MRQRALKVHPINYSELHTILQGKRLIAFDLDGTLIDSVPDLAVAVARTLDELGLPEPSEAEVRDWVGNGAPVLVERALTWALQAPPEPSLQQRAYDVFMVHYGAAPNTLTTLYPGVKQALEALHQQGLTLVLITNKPESFIEPLLKHFELLDYFTLWIGGDSLAEKKPHPLPLLHAAHHCQIPPAECVMVGDSRHDMAAGKAAGFTTLALPYGYNHGEPIENSHPDLVLSSLTELLLNAPWATKVVG encoded by the coding sequence ATGAGGCAGAGAGCATTGAAAGTGCATCCCATAAACTATTCAGAGTTACACACAATACTACAGGGTAAACGGCTGATTGCGTTCGACTTGGATGGCACGCTGATTGATTCAGTGCCCGACCTTGCCGTCGCAGTGGCGCGCACGTTAGACGAGCTGGGGTTGCCTGAACCGAGCGAAGCAGAGGTACGGGATTGGGTAGGCAACGGCGCGCCGGTATTAGTAGAACGAGCTCTGACCTGGGCGTTGCAAGCCCCGCCAGAACCTAGCCTGCAACAGCGCGCCTATGATGTGTTTATGGTGCACTACGGCGCTGCACCCAATACCCTGACAACACTCTACCCTGGCGTAAAGCAAGCCCTAGAGGCGCTGCATCAACAAGGTCTGACACTGGTGCTGATCACCAACAAGCCCGAGAGTTTTATTGAGCCGCTGTTAAAGCACTTCGAGCTGCTTGACTATTTTACGCTATGGATTGGCGGTGATTCGCTGGCCGAAAAGAAGCCCCATCCATTGCCGCTGCTTCACGCTGCGCACCATTGCCAAATACCGCCAGCTGAGTGTGTGATGGTCGGCGATTCACGTCACGATATGGCTGCCGGTAAGGCGGCGGGCTTTACTACCCTGGCGCTGCCCTATGGTTACAACCATGGGGAGCCAATAGAGAACAGTCACCCCGATCTAGTGCTCAGTTCTTTAACTGAGCTGCTGTTGAACGCACCTTGGGCGACAAAGGTGGTGGGCTAG
- a CDS encoding alpha-ketoglutarate-dependent dioxygenase AlkB family protein, whose translation MDLFENDDMKLINLLPRDGEAYYYGKVMDTVTADMYLDKCLSELSWEHDRAFIYGKEIVTKRKIAWYADKPVSYTYSGYTKIALVWPDCLREIKQVLESHCGEVFNSCLGNFYSSGDEGMSWHSDAEKDLVENGAIGALSLGGERKFSFKHRKTGESVSLTLEHGSLLIMQGNTQQNWLHSLPKTKKDVEPRVSLTFRQMR comes from the coding sequence ATGGATCTATTTGAAAACGACGATATGAAGTTGATTAATCTGCTTCCTCGGGATGGTGAGGCCTACTACTACGGCAAAGTCATGGATACCGTTACCGCCGATATGTATTTGGATAAGTGTCTAAGCGAACTAAGCTGGGAGCATGATCGTGCATTTATTTACGGCAAAGAGATCGTTACAAAGAGGAAAATAGCCTGGTATGCGGACAAGCCGGTTTCTTACACGTACTCAGGATATACAAAGATCGCGTTAGTATGGCCTGATTGTTTAAGAGAGATTAAGCAGGTGCTGGAGAGCCACTGCGGGGAGGTGTTTAATTCGTGCCTGGGTAATTTTTATAGCTCAGGGGATGAGGGCATGAGCTGGCACAGTGACGCCGAAAAAGACCTTGTTGAGAATGGCGCGATTGGGGCGTTGAGCCTAGGCGGCGAGAGGAAATTTTCGTTTAAACATCGAAAAACAGGGGAGAGTGTGTCGCTTACGTTAGAACACGGCAGTCTGTTAATTATGCAAGGTAATACACAGCAAAACTGGCTACATAGCCTGCCTAAAACCAAGAAAGATGTTGAACCGCGGGTGAGCCTAACGTTTAGGCAAATGCGCTAG